A genomic stretch from Thauera sp. GDN1 includes:
- a CDS encoding PrkA family serine protein kinase, with the protein MSIFNAYQARFEAAREEEMSLQDYLELCRADRMAYATAAERMLAAIGEPELVDTRLDPRLSRIFSNKILKLYPAFRDFYGMEEVIENIVSYFRHAAQGLEEKKQILYLLGPVGGGKSSLAEMLKSLIEKVPFYAIKGSPVHESPLGLFDAAEDARILEDDFGIPRRYLNTIMSPWAVKRLHEFGGDITRFRVVKLSPSVLRQTAVAKTEPGDENNQDISSLVGKIDIRKLEQYSQDDPDAYSYSGGLCLANRGLLEFVEMFKAPIKVLHPLLTATQEGNYKGTEGFGAIPFDGIVMAHSNESEWVAFKNNKNNEAFLDRIYTVKVPYCLRVSDEIRIYEKLLVHSSLSEAPCAPDTLKMMAQFAVLSRLKEPENSSIFSKMRVYDGENLKDTDPKAKSYQEYRDYAGVDEGMTGLSTRFAFKVLSKVFNFDHREVAANPVHLMYVLEQQIEAEQYPAETEARYMGYIKEYLAPRYAEFIGKEIQTAYLESYSEYGQNIFDRYVIYADFWIQDQEFRDPNTGEILDRSALNEELEKIEKPAGISNPKDFRNEVVNFVLRARAKHDGRNPSWTSYEKLRAVIEKKMFSNTEDLLPVISFNAKASADEQKKHQDFVNRMIDKGYTEKQVRLLCEWYLRVRKSS; encoded by the coding sequence ATGTCCATCTTCAATGCCTACCAGGCGCGCTTCGAGGCTGCCCGCGAAGAGGAGATGTCCCTCCAGGACTACCTCGAACTCTGCCGCGCCGACCGCATGGCCTACGCCACCGCCGCCGAACGCATGCTGGCGGCGATCGGCGAGCCGGAACTGGTCGACACCCGGCTCGACCCGCGGCTGTCGCGCATCTTCTCCAACAAGATCCTCAAGCTCTACCCGGCATTCCGCGACTTCTACGGCATGGAAGAGGTCATCGAGAACATCGTGTCCTACTTCCGCCACGCCGCCCAGGGCCTGGAGGAGAAGAAGCAGATCCTCTACCTGCTCGGCCCGGTGGGCGGCGGCAAGTCCTCGCTCGCCGAGATGCTCAAGAGCCTGATCGAGAAGGTGCCCTTCTACGCGATCAAGGGCTCGCCGGTGCACGAGTCGCCGCTCGGCCTGTTCGATGCCGCCGAGGATGCCCGCATCCTCGAGGACGACTTCGGCATTCCGCGCCGCTACCTCAACACCATCATGAGCCCGTGGGCGGTCAAGCGCCTGCACGAGTTCGGCGGCGACATCACCAGGTTCCGCGTGGTCAAGCTCAGCCCCTCGGTGCTGCGCCAGACCGCGGTCGCCAAGACCGAGCCCGGCGACGAGAACAACCAGGACATCTCCTCGCTGGTCGGCAAGATCGACATCCGCAAGCTCGAGCAGTACTCGCAGGACGACCCCGACGCCTACAGCTATTCCGGCGGCCTGTGCCTGGCCAACCGCGGCCTGCTCGAGTTCGTGGAGATGTTCAAGGCCCCGATCAAGGTCCTGCACCCGCTGCTGACCGCCACCCAGGAGGGCAACTACAAGGGTACCGAGGGTTTCGGCGCGATTCCGTTCGACGGCATCGTGATGGCGCACTCGAACGAGTCCGAGTGGGTCGCCTTCAAGAACAACAAGAACAACGAAGCCTTCCTCGACCGCATCTACACGGTCAAGGTGCCGTACTGCCTGCGCGTGTCGGACGAGATCCGCATCTACGAGAAGCTTCTGGTCCACAGTTCGCTGTCGGAGGCGCCATGCGCCCCGGACACGCTGAAGATGATGGCGCAGTTCGCGGTGCTGTCGCGCCTGAAGGAGCCCGAGAACTCGAGCATCTTCTCCAAGATGCGCGTGTATGACGGCGAGAACCTCAAGGACACCGACCCGAAGGCCAAGAGCTACCAGGAGTACCGCGACTACGCCGGGGTCGACGAGGGCATGACCGGGCTCTCCACCCGTTTCGCCTTCAAGGTCCTGTCCAAGGTCTTCAACTTCGACCACCGCGAGGTCGCCGCCAACCCGGTGCACCTGATGTACGTGCTCGAGCAGCAGATCGAGGCCGAGCAGTACCCGGCCGAGACCGAGGCGCGCTACATGGGCTACATCAAGGAATACCTGGCGCCACGTTACGCCGAGTTCATCGGCAAGGAGATCCAGACCGCCTACCTCGAGAGCTACTCCGAGTACGGGCAGAACATCTTCGACCGCTACGTGATCTACGCCGACTTCTGGATCCAGGACCAGGAATTCCGCGACCCCAACACCGGCGAGATCCTCGACCGTTCGGCGCTCAACGAGGAACTGGAGAAGATCGAGAAGCCGGCCGGGATCAGCAACCCGAAGGACTTCCGCAACGAGGTGGTCAACTTCGTGCTGCGCGCCCGCGCCAAGCACGACGGCCGCAACCCGAGCTGGACCTCGTACGAGAAGCTGCGCGCGGTGATCGAGAAGAAGATGTTCTCCAACACCGAGGACCTGCTGCCGGTGATCAGCTTCAACGCCAAGGCCAGCGCCGACGAGCAGAAGAAGCATCAGGACTTCGTCAATCGCATGATCGACAAGGGCTACACCGAGAAGCAGGTGCGCCTGCTGTGCGAGTGGTACCTGCGCGTGCGCAAGTCGTCTTGA
- a CDS encoding YeaH/YhbH family protein has product MVRIIDRRFDSKNKSAVNRQRFMRRFKQQIRKAVSEAIHGRSIRDLDNGEEISIPARDLSEPSLQHGKGGVWEQVFPGNDQFSTGDRIKRPLGGGGQGSGKGQASNEGEHEDDFVFQLSREEFLDLFFEDLELPRLIRTQLAKVTDYKTQRAGFKSDGTPANINIIRSMRGALGRRLALGSPYSARIRELQQALEEALARSGEDSDEVRALQEELGMLRAKVERIPFIDSFDLRYNNRIKVPRPTTQAVMFCVMDVSGSMDEERKSMAKRFFMLLHLFLTRSYEHIEVVFIRHHTVAKEVDEDEFFHSRESGGTVVSSALALMRDILHERYANGQWNVYGAQASDGDNWDNDSPICGKLLGNEILPWCQYFAYVEITAGEPQNLWREYAKLEAAHDNFAMQRIESPADIYPVFRELFKKTIA; this is encoded by the coding sequence ATGGTCCGCATCATCGATCGGCGCTTCGACAGCAAGAACAAGAGCGCGGTGAATCGCCAGCGCTTCATGCGCCGCTTCAAGCAGCAGATCCGCAAGGCGGTGTCGGAGGCCATCCACGGCCGTTCGATCCGCGACCTCGACAACGGCGAGGAGATTTCCATTCCCGCGCGCGACCTCTCCGAACCGTCCCTGCAGCACGGCAAGGGCGGCGTGTGGGAACAGGTCTTCCCCGGCAACGACCAGTTCAGCACCGGCGACCGCATCAAGCGTCCGCTCGGCGGCGGCGGACAGGGCAGCGGCAAGGGCCAGGCCAGCAACGAGGGCGAGCATGAGGATGACTTCGTGTTCCAGCTCTCGCGCGAGGAATTCCTCGACCTGTTCTTCGAGGACCTCGAGCTGCCGCGCCTGATCCGCACCCAGCTCGCCAAGGTCACCGACTACAAGACCCAGCGCGCCGGCTTCAAGTCCGACGGCACGCCGGCCAACATCAACATCATCCGCTCGATGCGCGGCGCGCTCGGGCGCCGGCTCGCGCTCGGCTCGCCCTACAGCGCGCGCATCCGCGAGCTGCAGCAGGCGCTGGAAGAGGCGCTCGCGCGCTCGGGCGAGGACAGCGACGAGGTGCGAGCCCTCCAGGAAGAGCTCGGGATGCTGCGCGCCAAGGTCGAGCGCATCCCCTTCATCGACAGCTTCGACCTGCGCTACAACAACCGCATCAAGGTGCCACGCCCGACCACACAGGCGGTGATGTTCTGCGTGATGGACGTCTCCGGCTCGATGGACGAGGAGCGCAAGTCCATGGCCAAGCGCTTCTTCATGCTGCTGCACCTGTTCCTGACCCGCAGCTACGAGCACATCGAGGTCGTCTTCATCCGCCACCACACGGTGGCCAAGGAGGTCGACGAGGACGAGTTCTTCCACTCGCGCGAATCGGGCGGCACCGTGGTGTCGAGCGCGCTCGCGCTGATGCGCGACATCCTGCACGAGCGCTACGCCAACGGACAGTGGAACGTCTACGGGGCACAGGCCTCCGACGGCGACAACTGGGACAACGACTCGCCGATCTGCGGCAAGCTCCTCGGCAACGAGATCCTGCCCTGGTGCCAGTACTTCGCCTACGTCGAGATCACCGCCGGCGAGCCGCAGAACCTGTGGCGCGAATACGCCAAGCTCGAGGCGGCGCACGACAACTTCGCCATGCAGCGCATCGAGTCGCCGGCCGACATCTATCCGGTGTTCCGCGAACTGTTCAAGAAGACGATCGCATGA
- a CDS encoding SpoVR family protein has translation MKTTPTRSRRRAGKAPLPAGSEWTAEAIERYHEEIARVAAHYGLDTYPVQIEIITAEQMMDAYASVGMPVNYHHWSFGKHFLATEKGYKRGQMGLAYEIVINSNPCIAYLMEENTLTMQGLVIAHAAYGHNSFFKGNYLFRTWTNADAIIDYLIFARNYITECEERHGEEEVELLLDSCHALMNLGVDRYKRPPKLSLAKEKLRQQEREEYLQSQVNDLWRTLPAHDVRAGARAEHRFPAEPEENLLYFIEKNAPLLEPWQREVVRIVRKIAQYFFPQRQTQVMNEGWATFWHYTLLNHLYDEGLLADSFMLEFLQSHTNVVAQPPYNSRWFSGINPYALGFAIWRDIRRICEDPDEEDRRWFPEIAGSDWLETFDFAMRNFKDESFVAQYLSPKLMRDFRLFAVVDDDHDDKLEVSAIHDDAGFRKLRAILSDQYNLGAREPNVQVWNVDLRGDRSLTLRHTPFRRRPLADSTDEVLRHLARLWGFTVRLETVGEDGTVELRNEIRGEPRPSSVHA, from the coding sequence ATGAAGACCACGCCCACCCGCAGCCGCCGCCGCGCCGGCAAGGCGCCGCTTCCCGCCGGGTCCGAATGGACCGCCGAGGCGATCGAGCGCTACCACGAGGAGATCGCCCGCGTCGCCGCGCACTACGGGCTCGACACCTACCCGGTGCAGATCGAGATCATCACCGCCGAACAGATGATGGACGCCTATGCCTCGGTGGGCATGCCGGTGAACTACCACCACTGGTCCTTCGGCAAGCACTTCCTGGCCACCGAGAAGGGCTACAAGCGCGGCCAGATGGGCCTGGCCTACGAGATCGTCATCAACTCCAATCCCTGCATCGCCTACCTGATGGAGGAGAACACGCTGACGATGCAGGGCCTGGTGATCGCCCACGCCGCCTACGGGCACAACAGCTTCTTCAAGGGCAACTACCTGTTCCGCACCTGGACCAACGCCGACGCCATCATCGACTACCTGATCTTCGCGCGGAACTACATCACCGAATGCGAGGAGCGCCACGGCGAGGAGGAAGTCGAGCTGCTGCTCGACTCCTGCCACGCGCTGATGAACCTCGGCGTCGACCGCTACAAGCGCCCGCCCAAGCTCTCGCTCGCCAAGGAGAAGCTGCGCCAGCAGGAACGCGAGGAGTACCTGCAGAGCCAGGTGAACGACCTGTGGCGCACCCTGCCCGCGCACGACGTACGCGCCGGCGCACGTGCGGAGCACCGCTTCCCGGCCGAGCCGGAAGAGAACCTGCTGTACTTCATCGAGAAGAACGCCCCGCTGCTCGAACCCTGGCAGCGCGAGGTGGTGCGCATCGTGCGCAAGATCGCGCAGTATTTCTTCCCCCAGCGCCAGACCCAGGTCATGAACGAGGGCTGGGCCACCTTCTGGCACTACACCCTGCTCAACCACCTGTACGACGAAGGCCTGCTCGCCGACAGTTTCATGCTCGAGTTCCTGCAGTCGCACACCAACGTCGTCGCCCAGCCGCCCTACAACAGCCGCTGGTTCAGCGGCATCAACCCCTACGCGCTCGGCTTCGCGATCTGGCGCGACATCCGCCGCATCTGCGAGGACCCCGACGAGGAGGACCGCCGCTGGTTTCCCGAGATCGCCGGCAGCGACTGGCTGGAGACCTTCGACTTCGCCATGCGCAATTTCAAGGACGAGAGCTTCGTCGCGCAATATCTGTCGCCGAAACTCATGCGCGACTTCCGCCTGTTCGCGGTGGTGGACGACGACCACGACGACAAGCTCGAGGTCTCGGCGATCCACGACGACGCCGGGTTCCGCAAGCTGCGCGCGATCCTCTCCGACCAGTACAACCTCGGCGCGCGCGAACCCAACGTGCAGGTGTGGAACGTCGACCTGCGCGGCGACCGCTCGCTGACCCTGCGCCACACCCCGTTCCGCCGCCGGCCGCTGGCCGACAGCACCGACGAGGTCCTGCGCCACCTCGCGCGGCTGTGGGGCTTCACCGTACGCCTGGAGACGGTGGGCGAAGACGGCACGGTGGAGTTGCGCAACGAGATCCGCGGCGAACCCCGTCCGAGCAGCGTCCATGCATGA
- a CDS encoding NAD(P)H-hydrate dehydratase → MFSPLRPIYPVAGIREIENTLIPSARPPLMERAGRAAAEDAVRLIMDRPGPILIACGPGNNGGDGFVMARQLTQAGREIVVAFAGAADRLPAEAAKAHADYLAIGGTIVSDLPAAPANGWALVVDALFGIGLGRPIEGRYATWIQTLNAQPGPRMALDVPSGLDADTGQPLGATFRATHTTTFIALKPGLLTNDGPDYCGEISVQRIDIDAPAWLPPRGHAVAPSLFRAHLQPRPRNTHKGIYGDAGILGGNAGMVGAALLAGRAALWLGTGRVYVGLLDDNGPAVDFAHPELMLRRARALPERLSALAVGPGLGTQSTSASLLAAALQRTIPVLLDADALNLSGADATLREMLAARTAPTVLTPHPAEAGRMLGVDTASVQADRLHAALEIAAQFKALVVLKGCGSIVATPDGRWFINGTGHPGMASAGMGDVLTGLIVGLLAQGWPAESALIAGVHLHGAAADRLAREGIGPIGLTASETIDAARGVFNGWLIEAQRDPRQAGAAPFRPGR, encoded by the coding sequence ATGTTCAGCCCCCTGCGTCCCATCTACCCCGTCGCCGGCATCCGCGAGATCGAAAACACGCTGATCCCGAGCGCCCGCCCGCCGCTGATGGAACGCGCCGGCCGCGCAGCCGCCGAGGATGCGGTGCGCCTGATCATGGACCGCCCGGGCCCGATCCTGATCGCCTGCGGCCCCGGCAACAACGGTGGCGACGGCTTCGTGATGGCCCGCCAGCTCACCCAGGCCGGGCGCGAGATCGTGGTTGCATTCGCCGGCGCAGCGGATCGCCTGCCGGCCGAAGCGGCCAAGGCCCACGCCGACTACCTCGCGATCGGCGGCACGATCGTCTCCGACCTCCCCGCCGCGCCTGCGAATGGCTGGGCGCTGGTGGTCGACGCCCTGTTCGGCATCGGCCTCGGACGCCCGATCGAGGGCCGCTACGCGACCTGGATCCAGACCCTGAACGCCCAGCCCGGCCCGCGCATGGCGCTCGACGTGCCGAGCGGGCTCGACGCCGATACCGGCCAGCCGCTCGGCGCCACCTTCCGCGCCACCCACACCACCACCTTCATCGCCCTCAAGCCGGGCCTGCTCACCAACGACGGCCCGGACTACTGCGGCGAGATCAGCGTGCAGCGCATCGACATCGACGCGCCCGCCTGGCTGCCGCCGCGCGGCCACGCGGTCGCGCCCTCGCTGTTCCGCGCCCACCTCCAGCCCCGCCCGCGCAACACCCACAAGGGCATCTACGGCGACGCCGGCATCCTCGGCGGCAACGCCGGCATGGTCGGCGCCGCGCTGCTCGCCGGCCGCGCCGCGCTCTGGCTCGGCACCGGGAGGGTGTATGTGGGCCTGCTCGACGACAACGGCCCGGCGGTCGACTTCGCCCATCCGGAGTTGATGCTGCGCCGCGCCCGCGCCCTGCCCGAACGCCTCAGCGCGCTCGCCGTCGGCCCCGGGCTCGGCACGCAGAGCACGTCGGCGAGCCTGCTTGCCGCCGCGCTGCAACGCACCATCCCGGTGCTGCTCGACGCCGACGCGCTCAACCTGAGCGGCGCCGACGCCACCCTCAGGGAGATGCTGGCCGCACGCACCGCACCCACCGTGCTCACCCCGCACCCGGCCGAGGCCGGCCGCATGCTGGGCGTGGACACCGCCAGCGTGCAGGCCGACCGCCTGCATGCCGCACTCGAGATCGCCGCGCAGTTCAAGGCCCTGGTCGTGCTCAAGGGCTGCGGCAGCATCGTCGCCACGCCGGACGGGCGCTGGTTCATCAACGGCACCGGCCACCCCGGCATGGCCAGCGCTGGCATGGGCGACGTGCTCACCGGGCTGATCGTCGGCCTGCTCGCCCAGGGCTGGCCGGCCGAGTCCGCGCTGATCGCCGGCGTTCACCTGCACGGCGCCGCCGCCGACCGCCTCGCCCGCGAAGGCATCGGCCCGATCGGCCTGACCGCGAGCGAGACCATCGACGCCGCGCGCGGGGTGTTCAACGGCTGGCTGATCGAGGCGCAACGCGATCCGCGCCAGGCGGGTGCCGCCCCGTTCCGCCCCGGGCGCTGA
- the nadC gene encoding carboxylating nicotinate-nucleotide diphosphorylase: MLSEQLRVEIQRNIAASLAEDIGTGDLTARLIAPDTEARGRVITREDAVICGTAWFDAAFAALSPAAVVHWHVKDGDTVKAGQLLCEIIARARVLLTAERTALNFLQLLSGTATVTRRFVDAVAGTRAKIVDTRKTLPGLRLAQKYAVAIGGGTNHRVGLYDGILIKENHIIAAGGIREVVEQARAIAPSNVFIEVEVENLEQLREALDAGVKMVLLDNMSLEEMREAVAITAGRAELEASGGVNLERVRAIAETGVDRISIGTLTKDVRALDLSLRHVEQ; this comes from the coding sequence ATGCTCTCCGAACAGCTCCGCGTCGAAATCCAGCGCAACATCGCAGCCTCGCTCGCCGAGGACATCGGCACCGGCGACCTCACCGCCCGCCTGATCGCACCCGACACCGAAGCGCGCGGGCGCGTCATCACCCGCGAGGACGCGGTGATCTGCGGCACCGCCTGGTTCGACGCCGCCTTCGCCGCGCTGAGCCCCGCCGCGGTGGTGCACTGGCACGTCAAGGACGGCGACACGGTCAAGGCCGGCCAGCTGCTGTGCGAGATCATCGCGCGCGCGCGCGTGCTGCTGACCGCCGAACGTACCGCGCTGAACTTCCTGCAGCTGCTGTCCGGCACCGCCACCGTGACCCGCCGCTTCGTCGACGCCGTCGCCGGCACGCGGGCGAAGATCGTCGACACCCGCAAGACCCTGCCCGGCCTGCGCCTGGCGCAGAAGTACGCGGTTGCGATCGGCGGCGGCACCAATCACCGCGTCGGCCTCTACGACGGCATCCTGATCAAGGAAAACCACATCATCGCCGCCGGCGGCATCCGCGAGGTGGTCGAGCAGGCACGCGCGATCGCCCCGTCCAATGTCTTCATCGAGGTCGAGGTCGAGAACCTGGAGCAGCTGCGCGAGGCGCTCGACGCCGGCGTCAAGATGGTGCTGCTCGACAACATGAGTCTCGAGGAGATGCGCGAAGCGGTCGCAATCACCGCCGGCCGTGCGGAACTCGAAGCCTCCGGCGGGGTGAACCTCGAGCGCGTGCGCGCGATCGCCGAAACCGGCGTGGACCGCATCTCGATCGGCACCCTGACCAAGGACGTGCGCGCGCTCGACCTGTCGCTGCGCCACGTCGAGCAGTGA
- a CDS encoding DUF2946 family protein, with protein sequence MTTPGDLPPWPTVPDCHGWLSLDARGNWRLKDERVEHRGLIAFLNANYACNDEGSWLVHNGPQRVHVALEAAPWILRLHPDGTLHTHTGRLARPAAPVLMDADGGVYLQTDLGAAAIDDRDLAAFAAELEDEHGVAADEAALLALLAGAPTRLCWRGLAVAFAATDEIPIRLAFRRRSQPTETLDAPTAPTL encoded by the coding sequence ATGACGACCCCAGGCGATCTCCCGCCCTGGCCGACAGTGCCCGACTGCCACGGCTGGCTGTCCCTCGACGCGCGTGGAAACTGGCGGCTGAAGGACGAGCGCGTCGAGCATCGCGGCCTGATCGCCTTCCTGAACGCCAACTACGCATGCAACGACGAGGGGAGCTGGCTGGTTCACAACGGCCCCCAGCGCGTGCATGTCGCGCTCGAGGCGGCGCCGTGGATTCTGCGCCTGCACCCCGACGGCACGCTCCACACCCACACCGGTCGCCTGGCGCGCCCGGCGGCGCCGGTGCTGATGGATGCGGATGGCGGCGTTTACCTGCAGACCGATCTCGGCGCGGCGGCGATCGACGATCGCGATCTCGCCGCCTTCGCGGCCGAACTCGAGGACGAGCACGGCGTGGCTGCCGACGAGGCGGCCCTGCTCGCGCTGCTCGCAGGCGCTCCCACCCGCCTGTGCTGGCGCGGTCTGGCGGTGGCCTTCGCAGCTACCGACGAGATCCCCATCCGCCTCGCTTTCCGGCGCCGGTCGCAGCCGACCGAAACGCTTGACGCCCCCACCGCACCGACGTTATAG
- the thrC gene encoding threonine synthase, with translation MKYISTRGHAGQPANPEFCDILLGGLAPDGGLYLPESYPQVTRAELDAWRGLSYAELAFAILSKFITDIPAADLKAICDKTYTAEVYRHVRRGDDAREITPVHWLEEGRFGLLELSNGPTLAFKDMAMQLLGNLFEYVLAKRGETINILGATSGDTGSAAEYAMRGKRGVRVFMLSPHGKMSAFQRAQMYSLQDDNIFNIAVTGMFDDAQDIVKAVSNDHAFKAKHKIGAVNSINWARVAAQIVYYFKGYFAATRSNEEQVAFCVPSGNFGNICAGHIARQMGLPVARLILATNENDVLDEFFRSGVYRPRKAAETHVTSSPSMDISKASNFERFVFDLVGRDPKKVAALWAEVDAGRAFDLSGSPEFARIGEFGFVSGASSHVDRLATIRKVFEQYGVMIDTHTADGVKVAWEHAAEVPAGVPVLVLETALPVKFAETIVEALGREPERPADLEGIEKLPQRVEVMAPEVDAIKRFIAERT, from the coding sequence GTGAAGTACATCTCCACCCGCGGCCATGCCGGCCAGCCCGCCAACCCCGAGTTCTGCGACATCCTGCTGGGCGGCCTGGCGCCTGACGGCGGCCTCTACCTGCCCGAATCCTATCCGCAGGTGACGCGTGCCGAGCTCGACGCCTGGCGCGGCCTGTCTTACGCGGAACTGGCGTTCGCGATCCTGTCGAAGTTCATCACCGACATCCCGGCTGCCGACCTGAAGGCGATCTGCGACAAGACCTACACCGCCGAGGTGTACCGCCATGTGCGAAGGGGTGACGACGCGCGCGAGATCACCCCGGTGCACTGGCTGGAGGAGGGGCGCTTCGGCCTGCTGGAGCTGTCGAACGGCCCGACGCTCGCCTTCAAGGACATGGCGATGCAGCTGCTCGGCAACCTGTTCGAGTACGTGCTCGCGAAGCGCGGGGAGACGATCAACATCCTCGGCGCGACCTCCGGCGACACCGGCTCGGCGGCGGAATACGCGATGCGCGGCAAACGCGGGGTGCGCGTGTTCATGCTGTCGCCGCACGGCAAGATGAGCGCCTTCCAGCGCGCGCAGATGTACTCGCTGCAGGACGACAACATCTTCAACATCGCCGTCACCGGCATGTTCGACGACGCCCAGGACATCGTGAAGGCGGTGTCCAACGACCACGCCTTCAAGGCGAAGCACAAGATCGGCGCGGTCAATTCGATCAACTGGGCGCGGGTGGCGGCGCAGATCGTCTATTACTTCAAGGGCTATTTTGCTGCGACCAGGAGCAATGAGGAGCAGGTCGCCTTCTGCGTGCCCTCGGGCAACTTCGGCAACATCTGCGCCGGTCACATCGCCCGCCAGATGGGCCTGCCGGTCGCCAGGCTGATTCTCGCCACCAACGAGAACGACGTGCTCGACGAGTTCTTCCGCAGCGGCGTCTATCGTCCGCGCAAGGCGGCCGAGACCCACGTGACCTCGAGCCCGTCGATGGACATCTCCAAGGCTTCGAACTTCGAGCGCTTCGTGTTCGACCTGGTCGGGCGCGACCCGAAGAAGGTCGCCGCGCTGTGGGCCGAAGTGGACGCCGGCCGCGCCTTCGATCTGTCGGGCTCGCCGGAATTCGCCCGTATCGGCGAGTTCGGCTTCGTGTCGGGGGCGAGCAGCCATGTCGACCGCCTGGCCACGATCCGCAAGGTGTTCGAGCAGTACGGGGTGATGATCGACACCCACACTGCCGACGGCGTGAAGGTGGCCTGGGAGCATGCGGCCGAGGTGCCCGCCGGCGTGCCGGTGCTGGTGCTGGAGACCGCGCTGCCGGTCAAGTTCGCCGAGACCATCGTCGAGGCGCTCGGCCGCGAGCCGGAGCGTCCGGCCGATCTCGAGGGCATCGAGAAGCTGCCGCAGCGTGTCGAGGTGATGGCGCCCGAGGTCGATGCGATCAAGCGCTTCATCGCCGAGCGCACCTGA
- a CDS encoding tellurite resistance TerB family protein, with the protein MSLGNILGQILQQGMSGQGRSRLDHAVGAGGIGDLLGGLLGGQGGGAAAGGGLGDLLGAALGGGRSNAGAGGLGDLLGGGVGGGLGGSRPAAGGGLGDLLGSVLGGGRSSAGSSRGSGAGMAILATIAMAALKNWTDSRREQAAMPGAAAGFAPQELEAMTAPDIEALALRAMVSAAKADGRIEEDEIQRIVGKVGADGLSEDEKQFLMSELRAPLDLDALVAQVPNEMVAAEVYAASLLAIDLDTQAEIDYLRQLAQGLRLDGATVARLHQITGATPV; encoded by the coding sequence ATGAGCCTAGGAAACATTCTCGGCCAGATCCTTCAGCAGGGCATGTCCGGCCAGGGCCGGTCGCGACTGGACCACGCGGTCGGCGCGGGTGGCATCGGTGATCTGCTTGGCGGACTGCTCGGCGGCCAGGGCGGCGGAGCTGCGGCAGGCGGCGGACTCGGCGACCTGCTCGGCGCAGCGCTCGGTGGCGGACGCAGCAACGCCGGCGCAGGCGGGCTGGGTGATCTGCTCGGCGGAGGCGTCGGTGGCGGGCTCGGCGGGAGCCGCCCTGCGGCTGGTGGCGGACTGGGCGATCTGCTCGGCAGCGTACTCGGCGGCGGCCGCAGCAGCGCCGGCAGCAGTCGCGGGAGCGGTGCCGGCATGGCGATCCTGGCCACCATCGCCATGGCTGCCCTCAAGAACTGGACCGACAGCCGCCGCGAACAGGCGGCGATGCCCGGCGCCGCGGCCGGCTTCGCGCCGCAGGAGCTCGAGGCGATGACCGCGCCCGACATCGAGGCGCTGGCCCTGCGCGCGATGGTGTCGGCCGCCAAGGCCGACGGCCGCATCGAGGAGGACGAGATCCAGCGCATCGTAGGCAAGGTGGGCGCCGACGGCCTGAGCGAGGACGAAAAGCAGTTCCTGATGAGCGAGTTGCGCGCACCGCTCGACCTCGACGCGCTGGTGGCCCAGGTGCCCAACGAGATGGTGGCCGCCGAGGTCTATGCGGCCTCGCTGCTCGCGATCGACCTCGACACCCAGGCCGAGATCGACTACCTGCGCCAACTCGCGCAGGGCCTGCGCCTGGACGGTGCCACCGTCGCCCGCTTGCACCAGATCACCGGCGCCACGCCGGTCTGA
- a CDS encoding dodecin: MSDHTYKLVEIVGSSRDGTDAAIRNAIETASRTIRHIDWFEVVETRGHIVDGKVAHFQVTLKVGFRLEAE, encoded by the coding sequence ATGTCCGATCACACCTACAAGCTCGTGGAAATCGTCGGTTCGTCACGCGACGGCACGGATGCTGCCATCCGCAATGCGATCGAGACGGCGTCGCGAACGATCCGCCATATCGACTGGTTCGAGGTGGTGGAAACGCGCGGCCACATTGTGGACGGCAAGGTCGCCCACTTCCAGGTCACGCTGAAGGTCGGCTTCCGTCTCGAAGCCGAGTGA